The following proteins come from a genomic window of Parambassis ranga chromosome 4, fParRan2.1, whole genome shotgun sequence:
- the LOC114434559 gene encoding uncharacterized protein LOC114434559, with protein sequence MDTRLSKRAHGVMKAEEAKEVEEEMNKEQTEDETEVPIRRYKKKKPVKYSPKKPMSPTGALELAKLKQQNKMDRQKIEHLEDRIKYLEEANRDLKNDKDFLLSQIKGATNTPASTGKVTTTDGVIRRYKNVLSIFNKHGSMKKAFAKINVDRNTIARTAVIAELAITFPDTFKDLLPRDEANEKMSAFAERCRGAITQEMAEIITAKKKSGKLLPIVYKYT encoded by the exons ATGGATACTCGTCTCAGCAAAAGGGCACATGGGGTGATGAAGGCTGAGGAAGCTAAGGAagtagaggaggagatgaacaaGGAACAGACAGAAGATGAGACAGAGGTCCCTATTCGAAGATATAAGAAAAAGAAGCCAGTCAAATATTCCCCGAAAAAACCGA TGTCTCCAACAGGGGCATTGGAGTTGGCCAAactgaaacaacaaaataagATGGATCGGCAGAAGATTGAACACCTTGAGGACCGCATTAAGTACCTGGAGGAGGCCAACAGGGATCTAAAAAATGACAAGGACTTCTTACTTTCCCAAATTAAGGGAGCCACCAACACACCTGCATCTACTGGGAAAG TGACCACAACGGATGGAGTTATCCGCCGCTACAAGAATGTCCTGTCCATATTCAATAAGCATGGATCCATGAAAAAGGCCTTCGCCAAAATTAACGTCGACCGCAACACAATTGCGAGAACAGCTGTGATTGCTGAACTAGCAATCACATTTCCAGACACCTTCAAGGACCTGCTTCCACGAGATGAAGCTAATGAGAAGATGTCTGCATTTGCAGAGCGTTGCAGGGGAGCTATAACACAGGAGATGGCTGAAATTatcacagcaaagaaaaaaagtggaaaactcCTCCCAATAGTGTATAAATACACTTAA
- the LOC114434966 gene encoding uncharacterized protein LOC114434966 isoform X2, whose product MALMEGLLKNIRLSDTKKNRRRIVRWMQKHGILRRTMKCAKCNRCMHLVTCHVKDGLWWFAQGLRLKQLDMITEGIAASSRTLTRMAKVLRKVCIAALKRLRKRGMRIGGRHRFVVIDESKFAHKQKYHRGRCGNTWHRERQWVFGMLEVDGNSRRPILRLVRDRTRQTLIGKIRRHIRPRTSILTDEWRAYKGQLAKYGYGQYSVCHKKNFVNQETGAHTQHIERAWQNYKLEVWRQRGNRTPESLKLHLKMIEWHHWLGVRHYNGVLGRLFHDVKKQIK is encoded by the exons ATGGCACTAATGGAAGGACTTCTAAAAAATATTAGGCTTTCAGATAcaaagaagaacagaagaagaatagTTAGATGGATGCAGAAACATGGTATCCTGAGGAGAACGATGAAGTGCGCTAAATGCAATCGTTGCATGCACCTGGTGACATGTCACGTCAAGGATGGGCTGTGGTG gTTTGCACAAGGTTTGCGGTTGAAGCAACTTGACATGATCACTGAGGGGATAGCTGCAAGCTCCAGGACATTAACAAGAATGGCAAAAGTACTCAGAAAG GTTTGCATCGCTGCCCTCAAGCGACTGAGGAAAAGAGGAATGAGGATTGGTGGTCGTCATCGTTTTGTTGTTATCGACGAGAGCAAATTTGCCCACAAGCAAAAG TACCATCGTGGTCGATGCGGCAACACTTGGCACCGTGAGCGGCAGTGGGTCTTTGGGATGCTGGAGGTTGATGGGAATTCTAGAAGACCCATTCTGAGACTTGTCCGGGATCGCACAAGGCAAACCCTTATAGGCAAAATTAGACGCCATATCAGACCCAGAACATCCATCCTCACTGATGAGTGGCGTGCCTACAAGGGGCAACTTGCAAAGTATGGATATGGTCAGTATTCTGTCTGccataaaaaaaactttgttaaCCAGGAGACTGGTGCTCATACTCAACATATTGAGCGTGCATGGCAAAACTACAAGCTGGAAGTATGGCGCCAGAGAGGTAATCGTACTCCTGAgtcactgaagcttcatctcaAGATGATAGAGTGGCACCACTGGTTAGGTGTACGCCATTACAATGGTGTCTTGGGCAGACTTTTCcatgatgtaaaaaaacaaatcaagtgA
- the LOC114434966 gene encoding uncharacterized protein LOC114434966 isoform X1, with product MALMEGLLKNIRLSDTKKNRRRIVRWMQKHGILRRTMKCAKCNRCMHLVTCHVKDGLWWVCKHHKSSPRSVRNGSIFNKSHITLIKWLEFMHRFAQGLRLKQLDMITEGIAASSRTLTRMAKVLRKVCIAALKRLRKRGMRIGGRHRFVVIDESKFAHKQKYHRGRCGNTWHRERQWVFGMLEVDGNSRRPILRLVRDRTRQTLIGKIRRHIRPRTSILTDEWRAYKGQLAKYGYGQYSVCHKKNFVNQETGAHTQHIERAWQNYKLEVWRQRGNRTPESLKLHLKMIEWHHWLGVRHYNGVLGRLFHDVKKQIK from the exons ATGGCACTAATGGAAGGACTTCTAAAAAATATTAGGCTTTCAGATAcaaagaagaacagaagaagaatagTTAGATGGATGCAGAAACATGGTATCCTGAGGAGAACGATGAAGTGCGCTAAATGCAATCGTTGCATGCACCTGGTGACATGTCACGTCAAGGATGGGCTGTGGTG GGTCTGTAAGCATCATAAAAGTTCCCCACGGTCTGTACGCAATGGCTCAATATTCAACAAGTCTCACATTACTTTGATAAAATGGCTGGAGTTCATGCACAG gTTTGCACAAGGTTTGCGGTTGAAGCAACTTGACATGATCACTGAGGGGATAGCTGCAAGCTCCAGGACATTAACAAGAATGGCAAAAGTACTCAGAAAG GTTTGCATCGCTGCCCTCAAGCGACTGAGGAAAAGAGGAATGAGGATTGGTGGTCGTCATCGTTTTGTTGTTATCGACGAGAGCAAATTTGCCCACAAGCAAAAG TACCATCGTGGTCGATGCGGCAACACTTGGCACCGTGAGCGGCAGTGGGTCTTTGGGATGCTGGAGGTTGATGGGAATTCTAGAAGACCCATTCTGAGACTTGTCCGGGATCGCACAAGGCAAACCCTTATAGGCAAAATTAGACGCCATATCAGACCCAGAACATCCATCCTCACTGATGAGTGGCGTGCCTACAAGGGGCAACTTGCAAAGTATGGATATGGTCAGTATTCTGTCTGccataaaaaaaactttgttaaCCAGGAGACTGGTGCTCATACTCAACATATTGAGCGTGCATGGCAAAACTACAAGCTGGAAGTATGGCGCCAGAGAGGTAATCGTACTCCTGAgtcactgaagcttcatctcaAGATGATAGAGTGGCACCACTGGTTAGGTGTACGCCATTACAATGGTGTCTTGGGCAGACTTTTCcatgatgtaaaaaaacaaatcaagtgA